A region from the Polaribacter sp. Hel1_33_78 genome encodes:
- a CDS encoding translation factor GTPase family protein, translating into MKIYDDKHIKNIVFVGAHNSGKTTLAETMLYEAGIIKRRGTIENKNTVSDYHEIEHQREASVFATPLHTEWRNYKINIIDTPGLDDFIGEIISSIRVSDTITTVINAKYGVEIGTEIIWNYIDKYHKPTLFVVNQIDHKQADFENSFNSIKQLVGSNAIKIQYPLIMDGNQCIIDVLKMKMYKFDAQGGKPEKFSIPKEQLETANQLHNELVEKAAENDEELMELFFDKGTLNEDEMRKGIKKGMLNHDLFPVFCVSALKNMGIGRLMGFIDNVAPAASDLKPEQSLEGNEIQRNKDADPVLFVFKTTYQPNLGQITFFKVKSGEVHVNDKLINSRNGETETINQLYIMDGKNKEPVDKLSTGDIGATTKLKFTETNDTLSTKEKGFTIKPIQYPDARITKAVFAENTKDEEKLSESLRRLQSQDPTIVLSYSKETKETLLGCQGELHLATITWILEHVYGIKVGFKKPKIQYRETIQRSATANYRHKKQSGGSGQFAQVHMKIAPWYENMPEPEGFNIRGKEVVDLTWGGKLVFYNCIVGGAINTRYLPSVLKGILEVMESGPLTKSFARDIRVMVYDGKMHSVDSNDISFKIAAANAFKEAFLNANPRLLEPTKEISIKVPEQMMGNVMTELQSRRSMILGIETQDNYQILKCITPAVELFGFSAVLRSITQGKATFSTVFSSYQTVPANVQKELVVQSV; encoded by the coding sequence ATGAAAATATATGATGATAAACACATAAAAAACATTGTTTTTGTGGGTGCTCATAATAGTGGTAAGACCACTTTAGCTGAAACAATGCTGTATGAGGCAGGAATTATTAAAAGAAGAGGAACAATTGAGAATAAAAACACTGTTTCAGATTATCATGAGATAGAACATCAAAGAGAGGCCTCAGTTTTTGCAACACCCTTGCACACAGAATGGAGAAATTATAAGATTAATATTATAGATACACCTGGTTTAGATGACTTTATAGGAGAAATTATTTCTTCAATTAGAGTTTCTGATACAATAACAACCGTTATAAATGCCAAATATGGTGTTGAAATTGGGACAGAAATTATTTGGAATTATATTGACAAATACCACAAGCCAACACTTTTTGTGGTAAACCAAATAGACCATAAGCAAGCTGATTTTGAAAATAGTTTTAATAGTATAAAGCAACTAGTTGGTAGCAATGCTATAAAAATTCAATATCCTTTAATTATGGATGGTAACCAATGCATTATTGACGTTTTAAAGATGAAAATGTACAAATTTGATGCACAAGGAGGGAAGCCTGAAAAATTTTCAATTCCTAAAGAACAACTTGAAACTGCCAATCAACTGCATAATGAGTTAGTAGAAAAAGCAGCAGAAAATGATGAAGAATTAATGGAACTTTTTTTTGATAAAGGCACATTAAATGAAGATGAAATGCGAAAAGGAATTAAGAAAGGAATGTTAAATCATGATCTTTTTCCTGTTTTTTGTGTTTCTGCATTAAAAAATATGGGAATTGGTCGTTTAATGGGTTTTATAGATAATGTTGCACCAGCAGCTTCAGATCTTAAACCAGAACAAAGTTTAGAAGGAAATGAAATACAGCGCAACAAAGATGCAGATCCTGTTTTGTTTGTGTTCAAAACAACATATCAACCAAATCTTGGTCAAATTACCTTTTTTAAAGTAAAATCTGGTGAAGTACATGTAAATGACAAATTGATAAATAGCAGAAATGGTGAAACAGAAACGATCAATCAATTATATATTATGGATGGCAAAAATAAAGAACCCGTTGATAAATTATCTACAGGAGATATTGGCGCCACTACCAAATTAAAATTTACGGAAACAAATGATACTTTATCAACCAAAGAAAAAGGTTTTACGATTAAACCAATTCAGTATCCAGATGCAAGAATTACGAAAGCTGTTTTCGCGGAGAATACAAAAGACGAAGAAAAATTAAGTGAATCTTTAAGACGTTTACAAAGTCAGGATCCAACAATTGTGCTGAGTTATTCTAAAGAAACTAAAGAAACTTTATTAGGTTGTCAAGGAGAATTGCATCTAGCCACTATCACTTGGATTTTGGAACATGTTTACGGTATAAAAGTGGGATTTAAAAAACCAAAAATTCAATATAGAGAAACTATACAGCGCTCTGCGACGGCAAATTACAGACATAAAAAACAGTCTGGAGGTTCTGGACAGTTCGCACAAGTTCATATGAAAATAGCCCCTTGGTATGAAAATATGCCAGAGCCGGAAGGGTTCAATATAAGAGGTAAAGAAGTGGTAGATTTAACTTGGGGAGGCAAACTAGTATTTTATAATTGTATTGTTGGTGGGGCTATAAATACGCGTTATTTACCATCAGTACTTAAAGGGATTTTAGAAGTGATGGAATCTGGGCCGTTAACAAAATCATTTGCAAGAGATATTAGAGTAATGGTGTATGATGGAAAAATGCATTCAGTAGATTCTAATGATATTTCTTTTAAAATAGCCGCTGCAAATGCATTTAAAGAAGCATTTTTAAATGCAAATCCCAGATTGTTAGAACCTACAAAAGAAATTTCTATAAAAGTACCGGAGCAAATGATGGGGAATGTAATGACAGAGTTGCAGTCGAGAAGGTCTATGATTCTAGGAATTGAAACTCAAGATAATTATCAAATTTTAAAATGCATAACTCCAGCGGTAGAATTGTTTGGATTTTCTGCTGTTTTGAGATCTATAACGCAAGGAAAAGCGACCTTTAGTACTGTCTTTTCGTCCTATCAAACAGTTCCTGCAAATGTTCAAAAAGAGTTAGTTGTTCAATCAGTTTAA
- a CDS encoding CPXCG motif-containing cysteine-rich protein translates to MEHFFQCPYCWEEISMILDASVREQTYIEDCEVCCNPIELTAAFEENELTRFDSESIEQ, encoded by the coding sequence GTGGAACATTTTTTTCAATGTCCATATTGTTGGGAAGAAATTTCAATGATTTTAGATGCAAGTGTTCGAGAACAAACGTATATAGAAGATTGTGAAGTTTGTTGCAATCCCATAGAATTAACAGCTGCTTTTGAAGAAAATGAATTGACTCGATTTGATTCTGAATCGATAGAGCAATAA
- a CDS encoding NADP-dependent oxidoreductase, with protein sequence MNNKQIIFKQRPSGVPNADTWQLESNPIPELEEGEILVQHHYISLDPAMRGWMNDTKSYIPPVAIDDVMRAGSVGKVIKNNGNPKFEVGDCVTSWGGVQQYAITNGDGWYKVDERLAPMPMYIGTLGMPGMTAYFGITEVGKIKEGDIVLVSGAAGAVGSIVGQIAKIKGCTVIGIAGGKEKCDYLINELGFDEAIDYKSENIYTALKKKCPKGVDVYFDNVGGVILDAALSKLRMHAKVVICGAISQYNNKSKIDGPSNYLSLLVTRSTMQGMVVMDYTEKFGEAAQQMGMWMKEGKLKSKEDIYEGIENFQETYNRLFSGDKKGKLVLKVIED encoded by the coding sequence ATGAACAATAAACAAATTATTTTTAAACAACGTCCTTCTGGGGTTCCGAATGCGGATACATGGCAATTAGAATCAAATCCAATTCCTGAATTAGAAGAAGGAGAAATTTTAGTACAACATCACTATATTTCTTTAGATCCTGCAATGCGGGGTTGGATGAATGACACAAAATCATATATTCCACCAGTTGCTATAGATGATGTAATGAGAGCAGGTTCAGTAGGAAAAGTGATTAAAAATAATGGAAATCCTAAATTTGAAGTTGGAGATTGCGTTACAAGTTGGGGAGGTGTGCAACAATATGCAATTACCAATGGAGATGGTTGGTACAAAGTGGATGAGCGTTTAGCACCAATGCCAATGTATATTGGTACTTTAGGGATGCCAGGGATGACCGCTTATTTTGGAATTACAGAAGTTGGTAAAATTAAAGAAGGAGATATTGTATTAGTCTCTGGTGCTGCAGGTGCTGTTGGAAGTATTGTAGGACAAATTGCAAAAATTAAGGGATGTACAGTAATCGGCATTGCTGGCGGAAAAGAGAAATGTGATTATCTTATTAATGAATTAGGTTTTGATGAAGCTATAGACTATAAATCTGAAAATATTTATACAGCATTAAAGAAAAAGTGTCCAAAAGGAGTGGATGTATATTTTGATAATGTTGGTGGGGTTATTTTGGATGCTGCTTTAAGTAAACTAAGAATGCACGCAAAAGTTGTTATTTGTGGAGCAATTTCTCAATATAACAACAAATCTAAAATTGATGGACCTAGTAATTATTTATCTTTATTAGTAACCCGTTCTACAATGCAAGGAATGGTAGTTATGGATTATACTGAAAAATTTGGGGAAGCTGCGCAGCAAATGGGTATGTGGATGAAAGAAGGTAAACTAAAATCTAAAGAAGATATTTATGAAGGAATAGAAAATTTTCAGGAAACTTACAATAGATTATTTTCTGGGGATAAAAAAGGTAAACTTGTTTTAAAAGTAATTGAAGATTAG
- a CDS encoding multidrug effflux MFS transporter: MEIKQKSELEFIIVMASLMSLVALSIDALLPAIADISKAIHIVNPKNNQLFITMIFLGLGFGQLISGPLSDSFGRKPIIYGGFIVFAFASLICVFASSLEIMIVGRILQGIGLSAPRTISIAMVRDRFSGNYMAKVMSFIVVIFILVPVVAPAIGKLMLDIYGWKSIFYSQLLFGFFTMIWVWKRQPETLKIAHRKKFKFSLFIEGTKEFLTHKYAVIFTLFSGFITGSFMVYLSASQRIFEEQYYLKEEFPFIFAGLAISIGLATFLNGKLVVKIGMHKLVSIFTIVFTIIPVFYIVLFSGEKNPSIYVLIVFFGLQFFSIGFLFGNTRALAMEHIGHIAGIGAAINGFVSTIMAVPIATFIGSYINETALPLFIGFFVCGFLSLLLIASLKFKKKEGLVLKST; this comes from the coding sequence GTGGAAATAAAACAGAAATCAGAACTAGAATTTATAATTGTAATGGCATCTTTAATGTCATTAGTGGCATTATCTATCGATGCCTTATTACCAGCAATTGCAGATATCAGTAAAGCAATACATATTGTAAACCCAAAAAACAATCAGTTATTTATAACAATGATTTTTTTGGGATTGGGTTTTGGACAACTTATTTCAGGACCTTTATCAGATAGTTTTGGCAGAAAACCAATTATTTATGGAGGTTTTATCGTTTTTGCTTTTGCTAGTTTAATATGTGTTTTTGCATCCAGTTTAGAAATCATGATTGTAGGCAGAATTTTACAAGGAATAGGACTCTCTGCTCCAAGAACTATTAGCATAGCAATGGTTAGAGATCGTTTTAGCGGCAATTACATGGCGAAAGTAATGTCTTTTATTGTGGTGATCTTTATTCTCGTACCAGTAGTTGCTCCTGCAATAGGAAAGCTAATGTTAGATATATATGGATGGAAATCTATTTTTTATAGTCAGCTGTTATTTGGTTTTTTTACCATGATCTGGGTATGGAAACGGCAACCAGAAACATTAAAAATAGCACATCGTAAAAAATTTAAATTTTCCCTTTTTATAGAGGGCACTAAAGAATTTTTAACACACAAATATGCTGTTATTTTTACATTATTTTCCGGTTTTATTACGGGTTCTTTCATGGTCTATTTAAGTGCAAGTCAACGGATATTTGAAGAACAATACTACCTAAAAGAAGAGTTTCCATTTATTTTTGCCGGTCTAGCCATAAGTATTGGTTTGGCAACTTTTTTAAACGGAAAACTAGTTGTAAAGATTGGTATGCATAAATTGGTGTCAATCTTTACTATAGTATTTACGATAATTCCAGTTTTTTATATAGTCCTGTTTTCTGGAGAAAAGAATCCAAGTATTTATGTTTTAATTGTATTTTTCGGTTTACAATTCTTTTCTATTGGTTTTCTTTTTGGAAATACTAGAGCGCTGGCCATGGAACATATTGGACATATTGCTGGCATTGGAGCTGCTATAAATGGTTTTGTTTCTACAATTATGGCAGTACCAATAGCCACATTTATAGGAAGTTATATTAACGAGACTGCGCTACCTCTTTTTATTGGTTTTTTTGTTTGTGGATTTTTGTCTTTATTGTTAATTGCCTCTTTAAAATTTAAAAAAAAGGAAGGCCTAGTTTTAAAATCAACTTAA
- a CDS encoding pseudouridine synthase: MSLEIIFEDEYLLCVTKPNNVLTHHAFHSRNVADEDSLLQIIQKERGLKVYPVHRLDRKTSGIMMLAKETRFVSKFQELFTNKEIQKTYFGIVRGFSPETRTIDSPVKGRDGKIHKEALTELKTLETVLLNIPVKPYDSSRYSFVELAPKTGRMHQLRVHTNKISHPLIGDSKYGDKNHNVMFDENFGCKNLFLHAGKLEFINPFTSEKTILKATFPKDWIALFEQFSWRNPLI; this comes from the coding sequence ATGAGTTTAGAAATTATCTTTGAAGATGAATATCTTTTGTGCGTCACAAAACCCAATAATGTTCTGACCCATCATGCATTTCATTCTAGAAATGTTGCAGATGAGGATTCTTTATTACAAATTATACAAAAAGAGAGAGGTTTAAAGGTATATCCAGTGCACAGGTTAGATCGAAAAACTTCAGGAATTATGATGTTGGCAAAAGAAACTCGTTTTGTTTCTAAATTTCAAGAATTGTTTACCAATAAAGAAATTCAGAAAACCTATTTTGGTATTGTTCGCGGATTTTCTCCGGAGACTAGAACCATAGATTCTCCTGTAAAAGGAAGAGATGGAAAAATACATAAAGAAGCATTAACAGAGTTAAAAACGTTAGAAACGGTCCTTTTAAATATCCCTGTAAAACCCTATGATTCTTCTCGGTATAGCTTCGTTGAATTAGCACCAAAAACAGGAAGAATGCATCAGTTAAGAGTACACACTAATAAAATTAGTCATCCTTTAATTGGAGATTCTAAATATGGTGATAAAAACCACAATGTAATGTTTGATGAAAATTTTGGATGTAAAAACTTGTTTTTACATGCAGGAAAACTCGAGTTTATAAACCCTTTTACCTCAGAAAAAACAATTTTAAAAGCTACTTTTCCAAAAGATTGGATTGCTTTATTTGAACAATTTTCTTGGAGAAATCCTTTGATATAG